The bacterium genome has a segment encoding these proteins:
- a CDS encoding serine hydrolase domain-containing protein gives MAKPFGVRLGIFLLGVAAVLATVLGAGDPGPLLSTADPGDVGMDPERLARLDDLVEEIIASGRMPGCVILVARHGAVVWRKAYGMAEVEPEQRPMLPDTPFDLASMTKVVATTTAAMILLERGEFRLDQPVAYYIPAFGEKGKGDITLRQLLLHTSGLPAWQDFPKTCSDAADVIAEICALEPKYAPGVRYLYSDLNMILLGEIIRRVDGRSLDEFCREEVFEPLGMAHTVFNPTGAFAASAAATTRAEGRADVPDGTMLVGRVHDANAAVMGGVSGHAGLFSTADDLAVFAQMLLNGGIYGDTRILSPVTVRRMTEEQLRVDSTVRRGLGWDLHSDEYCTSGDLLSSSAYGHTGFTGTSLWVDPENDLFVILLAHRLHPDGRQSAFNEVRARIHNVIAASIVE, from the coding sequence ATGGCAAAGCCCTTCGGCGTGCGGCTGGGCATTTTCCTCCTCGGCGTGGCGGCCGTGCTCGCGACCGTGCTGGGCGCCGGCGACCCCGGCCCGCTCCTCTCCACCGCCGACCCCGGGGACGTGGGGATGGACCCGGAGCGGCTGGCCCGCCTGGACGACCTGGTGGAGGAGATCATCGCCTCGGGGCGGATGCCGGGCTGCGTCATCCTGGTCGCGCGCCACGGCGCCGTGGTCTGGCGCAAGGCCTACGGCATGGCCGAGGTCGAGCCCGAGCAGCGGCCCATGCTTCCCGACACCCCCTTCGATTTGGCCAGCATGACCAAGGTGGTGGCCACCACCACGGCGGCGATGATCCTCCTGGAGCGCGGCGAGTTCCGCCTGGACCAGCCCGTGGCCTACTACATCCCCGCCTTCGGCGAGAAGGGCAAGGGCGACATCACCCTGCGCCAGCTCCTGCTGCACACCAGCGGCCTCCCCGCCTGGCAGGATTTTCCCAAGACGTGCTCCGACGCCGCCGACGTCATCGCCGAAATCTGCGCCCTCGAGCCCAAGTACGCGCCGGGCGTGCGCTACCTCTACAGCGACCTGAACATGATACTGCTCGGGGAAATCATCCGCCGGGTGGACGGTCGCTCCCTGGACGAGTTCTGCCGGGAGGAGGTCTTCGAGCCGCTGGGGATGGCGCACACGGTTTTCAATCCGACGGGCGCGTTCGCCGCGTCGGCGGCGGCCACCACCCGGGCCGAGGGTCGCGCCGACGTCCCCGACGGCACCATGCTCGTGGGCCGCGTCCACGACGCCAACGCCGCGGTGATGGGCGGGGTTTCCGGCCACGCCGGGCTCTTCTCCACCGCCGACGACCTGGCCGTCTTCGCCCAGATGCTCCTGAACGGCGGGATTTACGGCGACACGCGCATCCTCTCGCCGGTGACCGTGAGGCGGATGACCGAGGAGCAGCTCCGGGTGGACTCCACGGTGCGCCGCGGACTGGGATGGGACCTCCACTCCGACGAGTACTGCACCTCCGGCGACCTCCTCTCCTCCTCCGCCTACGGCCACACCGGCTTCACCGGCACCAGCCTGTGGGTGGACCCCGAGAACGACCTCTTCGTGATTCTCCTGGCCCACCGGCTGCACCCCGACGGCCGGCAGAGCGCCTTCAACGAGGTGCGGGCCCGCATCCACAACGTCATCGCCGCCTCCATCGTCGAGTAG
- a CDS encoding CdaR family protein: MASKRARFWQTLSKNWGLKVISLVVAAAVWLYANAVAERTRTFNVPVVLANVPPGTVVTAGSERTVPVIIRGRGMDLLSLTADDFSAEVDLQGRKLGPTTQEISTGDVSLPPGFELTILNVLPHRELVITLDAEKVKKVRVRPRIVGRPSEGLTVARVTCDRPEVRLRGPATALAEMTYVETAPVDISGMTESGRRQVALMPIGPGVEPVEGLLVVVSVELIPAEVHSWRVPVRVVGVPKGFTASLEPRTVELVVEAPVGELADFGPEVEVSPPVWQAGVYTVEPVPVLPPGARVKAIHPPVLVMTLERRSG; this comes from the coding sequence ATGGCCTCCAAGCGTGCCCGCTTCTGGCAGACGCTTTCGAAAAACTGGGGGCTGAAGGTCATCTCGCTGGTGGTGGCCGCCGCGGTCTGGCTCTACGCCAACGCGGTCGCCGAGCGCACGCGCACCTTCAACGTCCCCGTGGTCCTGGCCAACGTCCCCCCGGGCACCGTCGTCACCGCCGGCAGCGAGAGGACCGTCCCCGTGATCATCCGCGGCCGGGGCATGGATCTCCTTTCCCTCACCGCCGACGACTTCTCCGCCGAGGTGGACCTCCAGGGCCGCAAGCTGGGGCCCACCACCCAGGAGATTTCCACCGGCGACGTCTCCCTCCCCCCGGGCTTCGAGCTGACGATTCTCAACGTCCTGCCGCACCGCGAACTCGTCATCACCCTGGACGCCGAGAAGGTGAAGAAGGTGCGTGTCCGGCCACGAATCGTGGGCCGGCCCTCCGAGGGGCTCACGGTGGCCCGCGTGACCTGCGACCGCCCCGAGGTGCGCCTCCGCGGCCCCGCGACCGCCCTGGCCGAGATGACCTACGTGGAGACCGCCCCGGTGGACATCTCGGGCATGACCGAGTCCGGCCGGCGGCAGGTGGCGCTCATGCCGATAGGCCCCGGCGTCGAGCCGGTGGAAGGGTTGCTGGTGGTGGTCAGCGTGGAGCTGATCCCGGCCGAGGTCCATTCCTGGCGGGTTCCCGTGCGGGTGGTCGGCGTGCCCAAGGGCTTCACCGCCTCCCTCGAGCCCCGGACGGTGGAGCTGGTCGTCGAGGCGCCGGTGGGCGAGCTCGCCGATTTCGGCCCCGAGGTGGAGGTCTCCCCCCCGGTCTGGCAGGCCGGGGTGTACACGGTGGAGCCGGTGCCCGTCCTGCCGCCGGGCGCACGGGTCAAGGCCATCCACCCCCCCGTCCTGGTGATGACCCTCGAGCGCCGGTCCGGGTAG
- a CDS encoding HPr family phosphocarrier protein, with translation MPQIEIVVTNKLGLHARPAAIFVRVAQKFDAEIFIARTNGDTSWVNAKSVMGVMSLGAAPGAVLLVRATGPDAEKALKSLRLLADKRFLEDHYLA, from the coding sequence ATGCCCCAGATCGAGATAGTCGTGACCAACAAACTCGGCCTCCACGCGCGCCCGGCGGCCATTTTTGTCCGAGTCGCCCAGAAATTCGACGCGGAAATCTTCATCGCCCGGACCAACGGCGACACCTCGTGGGTGAACGCCAAGAGCGTGATGGGGGTGATGTCGCTGGGCGCGGCGCCGGGGGCGGTGCTCCTCGTCCGCGCCACGGGTCCCGACGCGGAAAAGGCCCTGAAAAGTCTGCGGCTGCTGGCCGACAAGAGGTTTCTCGAGGACCACTACCTGGCCTGA
- a CDS encoding phosphoglycerate kinase gives MRKLFIEDLELAGKRVLVRLDYNVPGDDEGNVTNDARITASLPTLHYILAKGASAVLCSHRSRPKGDEPRYSLRPVAARLEELMGLRVRMARRGAVVSDEARNLAASLEPGELMMLENLRYDPREQQGRDELARELASLADLFVNDAFPVCHRKDTSVVGVPKFLTSAYGYQLREEVENLSLLLGDVQRPYVGIMGGAKISTKLGVVKSFLGRVDRLLVGGGIAYTFLAALGKEVGGSIHEPDYLEYAKDLLLRHADKIVLPTDNYVVERIDPACEPRLVEEIPADRMAVDIGDATRRLFAEEIARARTVFWNGPVGYFEDERFAEGTRMVAREVAKLKDAGAFTVVGGGDSVAAVEDAGLDSESFSFVSTGGGASLVFVQGKELPGIEALTDR, from the coding sequence GTGCGCAAGCTCTTCATCGAGGACCTGGAGCTCGCGGGGAAGCGGGTGCTCGTGCGCCTGGACTACAACGTCCCCGGCGACGACGAGGGCAACGTGACCAACGACGCCCGCATCACCGCCTCGCTGCCCACTCTGCATTACATCCTGGCGAAGGGGGCCTCGGCCGTCCTCTGCTCCCACCGCAGCCGCCCGAAGGGCGACGAGCCGCGCTACTCCCTCCGGCCGGTCGCGGCGCGGCTGGAGGAGCTGATGGGGCTCCGGGTGAGGATGGCCCGCCGGGGCGCGGTGGTCAGCGACGAGGCGCGCAACCTGGCGGCTTCTCTCGAGCCCGGCGAGCTCATGATGCTGGAGAACCTCCGCTACGACCCCCGGGAGCAGCAGGGCCGGGACGAGCTGGCCCGCGAGCTGGCCTCCCTGGCCGACCTCTTCGTCAACGACGCCTTCCCCGTCTGCCACCGCAAGGACACGAGCGTCGTCGGCGTGCCGAAGTTCCTCACCTCGGCCTACGGCTATCAGCTCCGGGAGGAGGTCGAGAACCTCAGCCTCCTGTTGGGCGATGTCCAGCGGCCCTACGTGGGCATCATGGGCGGGGCGAAAATTTCCACCAAGCTCGGCGTCGTCAAGAGCTTCCTCGGGCGCGTGGACCGGCTCCTCGTCGGCGGCGGCATCGCCTACACCTTCCTGGCCGCCCTGGGAAAAGAGGTCGGCGGCAGCATCCACGAGCCCGACTACCTCGAGTACGCCAAGGACCTCCTCCTGCGCCACGCCGACAAGATCGTGCTCCCCACGGACAACTACGTGGTGGAGAGGATAGACCCGGCGTGCGAGCCCCGGCTGGTGGAGGAGATACCGGCGGACCGCATGGCGGTGGACATCGGGGACGCCACGCGCCGGCTCTTCGCCGAGGAGATAGCCCGGGCGCGGACCGTCTTCTGGAACGGCCCGGTGGGCTACTTCGAGGACGAGCGCTTCGCCGAGGGGACACGCATGGTGGCCAGGGAGGTGGCCAAACTGAAAGACGCCGGCGCCTTCACCGTGGTGGGCGGCGGCGATTCCGTGGCCGCCGTCGAGGACGCCGGGCTCGATTCGGAGAGCTTCAGCTTCGTCTCCACCGGCGGCGGGGCGTCGCTGGTTTTCGTCCAGGGCAAGGAGCTCCCCGGCATCGAGGCCCTGACGGACAGGTAG
- a CDS encoding tetratricopeptide repeat protein has translation MRKATALLFALLVVAAFGIEREVDEALTPAITAFRDGRLEDAQLFLVDYLTSTPEGEEPTSAAEAYFYLGLIDELDGSLAEAEQFYGAAIDSWPDYSDALTALGTLLSMRGEFEQAQTKLERAVSLAPDSAIALANLGYVYLAQDLTTKAETRFSQALEQKPDYVFARVNLGYIFMVTERYEEAVDQFRYALALEPDNLEANANLADLLVVWARNYGDAYEHYRRVLEALPDDFIANQRVGYIYTVIGDWGSAEDYLEDALDVRPDDADTQSLLDYVRRKMAEGPPAGPVISQVILDGNANDERDGILEAFGLKPGQPYTEESVNDGLERIRDYFRGRPIGGVSLEVRTEDQFDGRAVSLELEVVTGESATLGAVELRGLVDTPVDVVEPILAAHGIFVGAPFDSREVFTAVRELFETGYFASVSRNLRSGVTPDEIDLIILFEEKRGE, from the coding sequence GTGCGTAAAGCGACCGCCCTGTTGTTTGCGCTGCTCGTCGTCGCCGCCTTCGGGATAGAGCGCGAGGTGGACGAGGCGCTGACCCCGGCCATCACGGCCTTCCGCGACGGGAGGCTGGAGGACGCCCAGCTCTTCCTGGTGGACTACCTCACGAGCACGCCCGAGGGTGAGGAGCCGACTTCGGCCGCCGAGGCGTACTTCTACCTGGGGCTCATAGACGAGCTCGACGGGAGCCTGGCGGAGGCCGAGCAGTTCTACGGCGCCGCCATTGACTCCTGGCCCGACTACTCCGACGCCCTGACCGCCCTGGGCACGCTCCTTTCCATGCGCGGGGAGTTCGAGCAGGCCCAGACGAAGCTGGAGCGCGCCGTCTCCCTGGCACCCGATTCGGCCATCGCCCTGGCCAACCTCGGCTACGTCTACCTCGCCCAGGACCTCACCACCAAGGCGGAGACCAGGTTCAGCCAGGCCCTGGAGCAGAAGCCCGACTACGTCTTCGCCCGGGTCAACCTGGGCTACATCTTCATGGTGACCGAGCGCTACGAGGAGGCGGTGGACCAGTTCCGCTACGCCCTGGCCCTGGAGCCGGACAACCTGGAGGCCAACGCCAACCTGGCCGACCTGTTGGTCGTCTGGGCCAGGAACTACGGCGACGCCTACGAGCACTACCGCCGCGTGCTCGAGGCCCTCCCCGACGATTTCATCGCCAACCAGCGCGTGGGCTACATCTACACCGTCATCGGCGACTGGGGCTCGGCGGAGGATTACCTCGAAGACGCCCTGGACGTCAGGCCCGACGACGCCGACACGCAGAGCCTGTTGGATTACGTGCGCCGGAAGATGGCGGAGGGCCCACCCGCGGGGCCGGTCATCAGCCAGGTCATCCTGGACGGCAACGCCAACGACGAGCGGGACGGCATCCTGGAGGCCTTCGGTCTCAAGCCGGGCCAGCCGTACACCGAGGAGTCGGTCAACGACGGCCTGGAGCGCATCCGCGATTACTTCCGCGGCCGGCCCATCGGAGGCGTCTCCCTCGAGGTACGCACCGAGGACCAGTTCGACGGCCGGGCGGTGTCCCTGGAGCTGGAGGTGGTGACCGGCGAGTCGGCGACGCTGGGCGCCGTGGAGCTCCGGGGGCTGGTGGATACCCCGGTGGACGTGGTGGAGCCGATTCTGGCGGCCCACGGCATCTTCGTCGGCGCGCCCTTCGACAGCCGCGAGGTCTTCACCGCCGTCCGCGAGCTCTTCGAGACCGGCTACTTCGCCAGCGTCAGCCGCAACCTGCGCTCCGGCGTGACCCCCGACGAGATTGACCTCATCATCCTCTTCGAGGAGAAGCGGGGCGAGTGA
- the dcd gene encoding dCTP deaminase, with amino-acid sequence MILCDSELKAALFHRQLIIEPMPTEDCISTSSIDLTLGDEFKRWNTPPSPVNPTKSYRELAAQSQVDVPVNSDGSVSVNPSSFLLALTAETVSLPNRSRLAARVEGRSSLARLGLGIHVNAPTIHAGFRGRITLEITNVGPLTILLKPGLKVCQLIVEQVFGTPVREFQSVFQGQRTVSGS; translated from the coding sequence ATGATTCTCTGTGACTCCGAGCTGAAAGCTGCCCTCTTTCATAGGCAGCTTATTATTGAGCCGATGCCGACGGAGGATTGCATTTCCACTTCGAGCATTGACCTCACGTTGGGCGACGAGTTCAAGCGATGGAACACACCGCCGTCTCCGGTCAACCCGACCAAATCCTATCGGGAACTGGCGGCTCAGTCTCAAGTTGATGTGCCGGTCAATTCGGATGGTTCGGTCAGCGTTAATCCCAGTTCCTTCCTTCTTGCCCTGACTGCGGAAACCGTGTCCCTCCCTAACCGGTCTCGTCTGGCCGCCCGCGTCGAGGGACGCAGCTCCCTGGCTCGATTGGGATTGGGAATCCACGTCAACGCCCCCACGATTCACGCCGGCTTCAGGGGAAGGATAACGCTCGAAATCACGAATGTCGGGCCTCTGACCATCCTTTTAAAACCGGGGTTGAAGGTGTGCCAGCTCATCGTCGAGCAGGTGTTCGGCACACCGGTTCGGGAGTTTCAGAGCGTTTTTCAGGGACAACGAACCGTTTCCGGTTCCTAG
- the traF gene encoding conjugal transfer protein TraF has protein sequence MRRVCAILCVMAATVTATEIYGPRAMAMGGALVAIVEDGTAAYWNPAALGREDITFSADPVWGFTVADNITECMNEFESFYSNPPSTSNPNELIGFVNDFSDALKRFNDPGTGVIGNMHVGVTSTIGPIAVSWVNMTKMEIGPGMDSQTSRLIDEHYFNDGPDYQRQAMITALRQAGLLTQAEYNRLMLQGWRTTANDMIGLSENKSEIAVSGFSEHDIGVSYAHSFPLGRYDFLSVGGTAKFIYGLRYNNDMGVLTDTGKLDSDVFATGPNWLFNNILGLDAASTGYSFSMDLGVQMMLGRFFHLGIVGHNIIPLDITWSNDALDPTPLDTQIRFGLGFELFDSLTLAMDVDALETEYTVKTRVLVNNAWVEKEIVVDKVRDLSFGVEWMIADIFAIRAGFNTNYNSLIEDQAKATFLASLGFGVQVGDIFHFDLAVMTNQFSAGEHDSTLGASVSLGFAI, from the coding sequence ATGCGCCGTGTGTGTGCGATACTCTGCGTCATGGCCGCGACCGTCACCGCGACCGAAATCTACGGCCCCCGCGCCATGGCCATGGGCGGCGCCCTGGTGGCCATCGTCGAGGACGGAACCGCCGCCTACTGGAACCCAGCCGCCCTCGGACGAGAGGACATCACCTTCTCCGCCGACCCCGTCTGGGGATTCACCGTCGCCGACAACATCACCGAGTGCATGAACGAGTTCGAGAGCTTCTACTCCAACCCACCCAGCACCTCCAACCCCAACGAGCTCATCGGCTTCGTCAACGACTTCTCCGACGCCCTGAAGCGCTTCAACGACCCGGGCACCGGGGTCATCGGCAACATGCACGTGGGGGTCACCTCCACCATCGGGCCCATCGCCGTGAGCTGGGTCAACATGACGAAGATGGAGATCGGACCGGGGATGGACAGCCAGACCTCGCGTCTGATTGACGAGCACTACTTCAACGACGGCCCCGATTACCAGCGCCAGGCCATGATTACCGCCCTCCGCCAGGCGGGTCTCTTGACCCAGGCGGAGTACAACCGCCTGATGCTCCAGGGCTGGCGCACCACGGCCAACGACATGATCGGCCTGTCGGAGAACAAATCCGAAATCGCCGTCTCAGGGTTCAGCGAGCACGACATCGGCGTGAGCTACGCCCACTCCTTCCCGCTGGGCCGCTACGATTTCCTGTCCGTGGGCGGGACCGCCAAGTTCATCTACGGCCTGCGCTACAACAACGATATGGGCGTGCTGACCGACACCGGCAAGCTGGACAGCGACGTCTTCGCCACGGGGCCCAACTGGCTGTTCAACAACATCCTCGGCCTGGACGCCGCGTCTACCGGCTACAGCTTCAGCATGGACCTGGGCGTGCAGATGATGCTCGGGCGCTTCTTCCACCTGGGCATCGTGGGGCACAACATCATCCCCCTGGACATCACCTGGAGCAACGACGCCCTGGACCCCACCCCCCTCGACACCCAGATCCGCTTCGGCCTGGGATTCGAGCTCTTCGACAGCCTCACCCTGGCAATGGACGTGGACGCGCTGGAGACCGAGTACACGGTGAAGACGCGCGTGCTCGTGAACAACGCGTGGGTCGAGAAGGAGATCGTGGTGGACAAGGTCCGGGACCTCTCCTTTGGCGTGGAGTGGATGATAGCGGACATCTTCGCCATTCGCGCCGGCTTCAACACCAACTACAACTCCCTCATCGAGGACCAGGCCAAGGCCACCTTCCTGGCCTCCCTGGGCTTCGGGGTGCAGGTCGGGGACATCTTCCACTTCGACCTGGCGGTGATGACCAACCAGTTCTCCGCCGGGGAGCACGACTCGACCCTGGGCGCTTCGGTATCCCTCGGTTTCGCCATCTAG
- the ptsP gene encoding phosphoenolpyruvate--protein phosphotransferase: MIFQGVPVSKGVAIGRVVKPKLELLNVGQDHIDDPENQIERFARALKASKRQLEHLIETLRESDRLTELKIVESQQMMLDDDTLLGGVEENIRNLACTAEYAVSKVVDHFVATFTGFEDEYLRERVTDVRDMGERLLRNLMGKREPLLAGLEMPAIIVVHDLPPSAAAQIDPLKVLGVATDVGGATGHTAIISRALEIPAVVGLGNLSRRAEEGDTLILDGRNGIAVLDPAPELLKKYRRIQKEERAKLESLAKLRDLPSETSDGFTIELAANIELLSEVDAVQAHGAQGVGLYRTEFLFLNREDLPSEGEQYEAYSVVARQLAPQPVVIRTVDIGGDKFLSHPEVPVEMNPYLGCRAIRFSLKMPDTLKVQLRAILRTSASGNVRLMFPMVSALEELRQVKKIIEECKAELDAEGKPYDEGIEVGIMVEVPSVAVMADLFAREVDFFSIGTNDLIQYTLAVDRGNSSISELYQPFHPAVLRLLANIVEAGHSAGIWVGLCGEMGANPLAVPFLVGLGIDELSVAPVNVPVVKATLRAISFRQAAELAAELVNLPTAEAIHARLREALPREVRRFVEPDYAVR; this comes from the coding sequence ATGATTTTCCAGGGTGTGCCGGTCTCCAAGGGGGTGGCGATCGGACGGGTCGTCAAGCCGAAACTCGAGCTCCTGAACGTCGGCCAGGACCACATTGACGACCCGGAGAACCAGATCGAGCGATTCGCCAGGGCGCTCAAGGCCTCGAAGCGGCAGCTCGAGCACCTGATCGAGACCCTGCGCGAGTCGGACCGCCTGACCGAGCTCAAAATCGTCGAGAGCCAGCAGATGATGCTCGACGACGACACACTCCTGGGCGGGGTGGAGGAGAACATCCGGAACCTTGCGTGCACGGCGGAGTACGCGGTGAGCAAGGTTGTGGACCACTTCGTGGCCACCTTCACCGGCTTCGAGGACGAGTACCTGCGCGAGCGGGTGACCGACGTGCGGGATATGGGGGAACGGCTCCTGCGCAACCTGATGGGGAAGCGCGAGCCGCTTCTGGCCGGCCTGGAGATGCCGGCGATAATCGTGGTCCACGACCTGCCGCCGTCGGCGGCGGCGCAGATAGACCCGTTGAAGGTCCTCGGCGTGGCCACCGACGTGGGCGGCGCGACGGGCCACACGGCGATCATCTCCCGGGCGCTGGAGATACCGGCGGTGGTCGGGCTCGGCAACCTGTCGCGGCGGGCCGAGGAGGGCGACACCCTCATCCTCGACGGCCGCAACGGCATCGCCGTCCTCGACCCCGCCCCCGAGCTCCTCAAGAAGTACCGCCGGATCCAGAAGGAGGAGCGGGCCAAGCTCGAGTCACTGGCGAAGCTGCGCGACCTGCCCTCGGAAACCTCCGACGGCTTCACCATCGAGCTCGCCGCCAACATCGAGCTTCTGTCCGAGGTGGACGCGGTCCAGGCCCACGGCGCCCAGGGCGTGGGCCTCTACCGCACCGAGTTTTTGTTTTTGAACCGGGAGGACCTGCCCAGCGAGGGGGAGCAGTACGAGGCGTACTCGGTGGTGGCGCGCCAGCTCGCGCCACAGCCGGTGGTCATCCGCACCGTGGACATCGGCGGCGACAAGTTCCTCTCCCACCCCGAGGTGCCGGTCGAGATGAACCCGTACCTGGGCTGCCGGGCCATCCGCTTCTCGCTCAAGATGCCGGACACGCTGAAGGTGCAGCTCCGCGCCATCCTGCGCACCAGCGCCTCGGGCAACGTGCGCCTGATGTTCCCCATGGTCTCGGCCCTCGAGGAGCTGCGCCAGGTGAAGAAAATCATCGAGGAGTGCAAGGCGGAGCTCGACGCCGAGGGCAAGCCCTACGACGAGGGGATCGAGGTCGGCATCATGGTGGAGGTGCCGTCGGTGGCGGTGATGGCCGACCTGTTCGCCCGGGAGGTTGACTTCTTCTCCATCGGCACCAACGACCTCATCCAGTACACCCTGGCGGTGGATCGCGGCAACTCCTCCATCTCCGAGCTTTACCAGCCGTTCCACCCCGCCGTGCTGCGGCTCCTGGCGAACATCGTGGAGGCGGGCCACTCGGCGGGCATCTGGGTCGGCCTGTGCGGGGAGATGGGCGCCAACCCCCTGGCCGTACCCTTCCTGGTCGGGCTGGGGATAGACGAGCTCTCGGTGGCGCCGGTCAACGTCCCCGTGGTCAAGGCCACCCTGCGGGCCATCTCGTTCCGTCAGGCGGCGGAGCTGGCGGCGGAGCTGGTGAACCTCCCCACCGCCGAGGCCATCCACGCCCGGCTGCGGGAGGCGCTCCCCAGGGAGGTCCGGCGCTTCGTGGAGCCCGACTACGCCGTAAGGTAG
- the cdaA gene encoding diadenylate cyclase CdaA: MFDLEVSLKDILDVLIVAFIVYELLVMIRGTRAVQMLMGLLLLVLASILAELARLPALSFVFGNFKTVWIITFVILFQPELRQVLAHLGQNRFIRFFIGAERNFVDAVVEAAGECIRLKIGALVVFEYTDGLRYYIERGVKIGAQVTPELLVTIFTEKSPLHDGATIIRNGMVASAGTMLPLADPPGLARKYGARHRAAIGISEESDAVALVVSEERQVASIARNGKLTEYTVNELGKLRSDLTKIFGVD, from the coding sequence TTGTTCGACCTCGAGGTCTCGCTCAAAGACATCCTCGACGTCCTCATCGTCGCCTTCATCGTCTACGAGCTCCTGGTGATGATCCGGGGGACGCGGGCGGTGCAGATGCTGATGGGGCTCCTGCTCCTGGTCCTGGCGAGCATCCTGGCCGAGCTGGCGCGGCTGCCGGCGCTCAGCTTCGTCTTCGGCAACTTCAAGACCGTCTGGATAATCACCTTCGTGATCCTGTTCCAGCCGGAGCTGCGGCAGGTGCTGGCCCACCTGGGGCAGAACCGCTTCATCCGCTTCTTCATCGGGGCGGAGCGCAACTTCGTGGACGCGGTGGTCGAGGCGGCGGGGGAGTGCATCCGGCTGAAGATAGGGGCGCTGGTCGTCTTCGAGTACACCGACGGCCTGCGGTACTACATCGAGCGCGGGGTGAAGATCGGCGCCCAGGTGACGCCGGAGCTCCTGGTGACCATCTTCACCGAGAAGAGCCCGCTGCACGACGGGGCGACCATCATCCGCAACGGGATGGTGGCCTCGGCGGGGACGATGCTGCCGCTGGCCGACCCGCCGGGTCTGGCGCGCAAGTACGGCGCCCGGCACCGCGCCGCCATCGGCATCTCCGAGGAGTCCGACGCCGTGGCCCTCGTGGTCTCCGAGGAACGCCAGGTGGCCTCCATCGCCCGTAACGGCAAGCTCACCGAGTACACCGTCAACGAGCTGGGCAAGCTGCGCTCCGACCTGACGAAGATTTTCGGCGTGGACTAG
- a CDS encoding lamin tail domain-containing protein, giving the protein MAKKRLNQAYCALIAVVAVLFAAPARADDIADHIVVSEVLILPAVGQAPFIELYNPTDQEISLDAYFLRSDLRDEYPALSGSIPADGFYLVSTSEEGWPESWPVPDLVAPMLELGAVSGGVALIGGGETVDMLGWGISPRYYETTPCNAPDTGDSLERKSGSSHDDGDGNGYDTDNNIFDFHVRGEPEPQNTASDIERPPSSAGGVTWGFLKDLFGPQL; this is encoded by the coding sequence ATGGCCAAAAAGCGACTGAACCAGGCTTATTGCGCGCTTATCGCGGTCGTGGCCGTGCTCTTCGCCGCACCCGCCCGGGCCGATGACATCGCCGACCACATCGTCGTCTCCGAGGTCCTCATCCTGCCGGCGGTCGGCCAGGCCCCCTTCATCGAACTCTACAATCCCACCGACCAGGAGATCAGCCTCGACGCGTACTTCCTCCGCTCCGATTTACGAGACGAATACCCCGCCCTCTCCGGGAGCATCCCCGCCGACGGCTTCTATCTGGTGTCCACCTCGGAGGAGGGCTGGCCCGAGAGCTGGCCCGTCCCCGACCTCGTCGCGCCCATGCTGGAGCTCGGCGCCGTGTCCGGCGGCGTGGCTCTCATCGGAGGCGGCGAAACGGTGGACATGCTCGGCTGGGGCATCTCACCACGCTACTACGAGACGACCCCCTGCAACGCGCCCGACACCGGCGATTCACTCGAGCGCAAGAGCGGCAGCTCCCACGACGACGGCGACGGGAACGGCTACGACACCGACAACAACATCTTCGATTTCCATGTCCGCGGCGAGCCCGAGCCGCAGAACACCGCCAGCGACATCGAGCGCCCGCCCTCGTCCGCCGGCGGCGTCACCTGGGGCTTCCTCAAGGACCTCTTCGGCCCCCAGCTCTAG